A stretch of the Planktothricoides raciborskii GIHE-MW2 genome encodes the following:
- a CDS encoding co-chaperone YbbN: MSGSVQVITDKEFKTEVLESEQPVLAYFWAPWCGPCRLVSPSMDKIAQMYSDRLKVVKMEVDPNQETVKAYKVEGVPALRMFRSGELILEHEGAITKDKIIQLLDSQLQSGATDS; the protein is encoded by the coding sequence ATGAGCGGTAGCGTTCAAGTCATTACAGATAAGGAATTTAAAACAGAAGTATTGGAGTCTGAGCAACCTGTTTTAGCTTATTTTTGGGCACCTTGGTGTGGCCCTTGTCGTTTGGTGTCACCTTCGATGGACAAGATCGCCCAGATGTATAGCGATCGCCTCAAAGTGGTGAAAATGGAAGTGGATCCTAATCAAGAAACCGTGAAAGCATATAAGGTTGAAGGGGTTCCCGCTTTACGGATGTTTCGGAGTGGTGAGCTAATTCTGGAGCATGAAGGGGCAATTACCAAGGATAAAATCATTCAATTGCTCGATTCTCAGCTTCAAAGCGGTGCGACGGATTCTTAG